The following proteins come from a genomic window of Solea solea chromosome 3, fSolSol10.1, whole genome shotgun sequence:
- the LOC131455731 gene encoding basic helix-loop-helix ARNT-like protein 1 isoform X2 translates to MSAGGSEGMADQRPVEEPGPSQMGLSLPAVELPRKRKGDVEERSDAQLQEGLDFQMDDDLSRSEGEDQQVKMKCFREPHRQIEKRRRDKMNTLIDELSAMIPACQPMTRRLDKLTVLRKAVQHLKTLKAGTSSAFTDTSYKPSILSHDDLEHLLLSAADSFLLVVSCERAKILFLSESVSKILNLSRLELIGQSLFDFIHHKDINKVKEQLSSSDLHPRQRLIDAATGAQVQTDAPIRASLSTGARRSFFCRMKLSRVAGKHEDKRPLPTTSKKKDTYRYCTLHCTGYMRSWLSSQMDSEGDTEKETSNLTCLVMVCCLHPHVPHHPSKDLKVKPTEFVTRCAIDGKFTFVDQQATTVIGYLPQELLGTSCYEYFHQDDLQHLSEKHRQVLRCKEKIETQCYKFKTKYGSYVSLQSQWFSFTNPWTKEVEFIVSANRVISGPGHTKDDEEGGSKALQEVTKQIPIIPGLSSGSGTMIYAGSIGTQIANELTDSYRVNSSPSSGASSPFGPVQEKFSLVSPQTSRSVSSRDDTMGSLSQSQSDSRTAMGASSATSESTGEPSQLSDLDNMVVPGLSNFTNDEAAMAVIMSLLETDVNMGQSGAFEDLNWPF, encoded by the exons AGGAGCCGGGTCCGAGCCAGATGGGACTGTCACTGCCAGCTGTCGAGTTGCCAAGGAAACGAAAGGGAGACGTGGAGGAGAGATCAGATGCCCAGCTACA GGAAGGCCTTGACTTCCAAATGGACGACGACCTCAGCAG GTCTGAAGGAGAGGATCAGCAAGTCAAAATGAAATGCTTCAG GGAGCCTCATCGCCAGATTGAGAAGCGGCGAAGGGATAAAATGAACACTCTCATTGACGAGCTGTCCGCGATGATCCCTGCCTGTCAGCCAATGACTCGAAGACTTGACAAACTCACTGTGCTGCGAAAGGCTGTCCAACACTTGAAAACCCTCAAAG CTGGGACGAGCAGCGCCTTCACAGACACCAGCTACAAGCCTTCCATTCTGTCTCACGATGACCTTGAGCACCTTCTGCTCAGT GCTGCAGACAGTTTCCTGTTAGTTGTGAGCTGTGAACGAGCGAAAATCCTGTTCCTCTCCGAGTCCGTCTCCAAGATCCTCAACTTAAGTCGG TTGGAGCTGATCGGACAGAGTCTGTTTGACTTCATTCACCACAAAGACATCAACAAGGTGAAGGAGCAGCTGTCGTCCTCTGACCTGCATCCTCGCCAACGCCTCATAGATGCAGCGA CCGGAGCTCAGGTGCAGACCGATGCCCCCATCAGGGCCTCTCTGTCCACTGGGGCTCGACGTTCCTTCTTCTGTCGCATGAAGCTCAGTCGGGTCGCTGGGAAGCACGAAGACAAACGCCCTCTGCCCACTACTTCCAAGAAGAAAG ACACCTACAGATACTGTACCCTGCACTGCACTGGATACATGCGGAGTTGGCTGAGCAGCCAGATGGACTCCGAGGGCGACACTGAGAAGGAAACCTCAAACTTGACCTGTCTGGTGATGGTGTGCTGCCTCCACCCTCACGTACCCCATCACCCTTCCAAAGACCTCAAGGTCAAGCCCACTGAGTTCGTCACCCGCTGTGCGATCGACGGCAAGTTCACTTTTGTAGACCAACA AGCCACGACTGTTATTGGTTATCTGCCACAGGAACTCCTGGGCACCTCGTGTTATGAGTACTTCCACCAGGACGACCTGCAGCACCTCTCAGAGAAACACAGGCAAG TTCTTCGGTGCAAAGAGAAGATTGAGACACAGTGCTACaagttcaaaacaaaatatggcTCCTATGTTTCACTCCAAAGTCAGTGGTTTAGTTTCACAAATCCGTGGACCAAAGAAGTTGAGTTTATTGTGTCTGCAAACAGGGTTATCTC GGGGCCTGGTCACACAAAAGATGATGAGGAGGGAGGTTCTAAAGCACTTCAGG AAGTCACAAAGCAAATACCCATAATTCCTGGCCTTTCCAGTGGATCGGGGACAATGATCTACGCAGGCAGTATAGGGACCCAAATAGCAAATGAGCTCACAGACTCCTACAG AGTGAACTCGTCTCCATCAAGCGGAGCATCCAGTCCGTTTGGTCCAGTCCAGGAGAAATTTTCACTGGTTTCCCCTCAAACCAGCAGGAGT gtaTCCAGCAGAGACGACACAATGGGCAGTTTATCACAGTCTCAGTCGGACTCCAGGACGGCGATGGGAGCTAGCAGCGCAACATCTGAAAGTACAG GTGAACCATCCCAGTTATCAGACTTGGACAACATGGTGGTGCCAGGCCTGAGCAACTTCACCAACGATGAGGCAGCCATGGCGGTCATCATGAGCCTGCTGGAGACGGACGTAAACATGGGTCAGTCTGGAGCTTTTGAGGACTTAAACTGGCCTTTCTAG
- the LOC131455731 gene encoding basic helix-loop-helix ARNT-like protein 1 isoform X1, producing the protein MSAGGSEGMADQRPVEEPGPSQMGLSLPAVELPRKRKGDVEERSDAQLQEGLDFQMDDDLSRSEGEDQQVKMKCFREPHRQIEKRRRDKMNTLIDELSAMIPACQPMTRRLDKLTVLRKAVQHLKTLKAGTSSAFTDTSYKPSILSHDDLEHLLLSAADSFLLVVSCERAKILFLSESVSKILNLSRLELIGQSLFDFIHHKDINKVKEQLSSSDLHPRQRLIDAATGAQVQTDAPIRASLSTGARRSFFCRMKLSRVAGKHEDKRPLPTTSKKKDTYRYCTLHCTGYMRSWLSSQMDSEGDTEKETSNLTCLVMVCCLHPHVPHHPSKDLKVKPTEFVTRCAIDGKFTFVDQQATTVIGYLPQELLGTSCYEYFHQDDLQHLSEKHRQVLRCKEKIETQCYKFKTKYGSYVSLQSQWFSFTNPWTKEVEFIVSANRVISRGPGHTKDDEEGGSKALQEVTKQIPIIPGLSSGSGTMIYAGSIGTQIANELTDSYRVNSSPSSGASSPFGPVQEKFSLVSPQTSRSVSSRDDTMGSLSQSQSDSRTAMGASSATSESTGEPSQLSDLDNMVVPGLSNFTNDEAAMAVIMSLLETDVNMGQSGAFEDLNWPF; encoded by the exons AGGAGCCGGGTCCGAGCCAGATGGGACTGTCACTGCCAGCTGTCGAGTTGCCAAGGAAACGAAAGGGAGACGTGGAGGAGAGATCAGATGCCCAGCTACA GGAAGGCCTTGACTTCCAAATGGACGACGACCTCAGCAG GTCTGAAGGAGAGGATCAGCAAGTCAAAATGAAATGCTTCAG GGAGCCTCATCGCCAGATTGAGAAGCGGCGAAGGGATAAAATGAACACTCTCATTGACGAGCTGTCCGCGATGATCCCTGCCTGTCAGCCAATGACTCGAAGACTTGACAAACTCACTGTGCTGCGAAAGGCTGTCCAACACTTGAAAACCCTCAAAG CTGGGACGAGCAGCGCCTTCACAGACACCAGCTACAAGCCTTCCATTCTGTCTCACGATGACCTTGAGCACCTTCTGCTCAGT GCTGCAGACAGTTTCCTGTTAGTTGTGAGCTGTGAACGAGCGAAAATCCTGTTCCTCTCCGAGTCCGTCTCCAAGATCCTCAACTTAAGTCGG TTGGAGCTGATCGGACAGAGTCTGTTTGACTTCATTCACCACAAAGACATCAACAAGGTGAAGGAGCAGCTGTCGTCCTCTGACCTGCATCCTCGCCAACGCCTCATAGATGCAGCGA CCGGAGCTCAGGTGCAGACCGATGCCCCCATCAGGGCCTCTCTGTCCACTGGGGCTCGACGTTCCTTCTTCTGTCGCATGAAGCTCAGTCGGGTCGCTGGGAAGCACGAAGACAAACGCCCTCTGCCCACTACTTCCAAGAAGAAAG ACACCTACAGATACTGTACCCTGCACTGCACTGGATACATGCGGAGTTGGCTGAGCAGCCAGATGGACTCCGAGGGCGACACTGAGAAGGAAACCTCAAACTTGACCTGTCTGGTGATGGTGTGCTGCCTCCACCCTCACGTACCCCATCACCCTTCCAAAGACCTCAAGGTCAAGCCCACTGAGTTCGTCACCCGCTGTGCGATCGACGGCAAGTTCACTTTTGTAGACCAACA AGCCACGACTGTTATTGGTTATCTGCCACAGGAACTCCTGGGCACCTCGTGTTATGAGTACTTCCACCAGGACGACCTGCAGCACCTCTCAGAGAAACACAGGCAAG TTCTTCGGTGCAAAGAGAAGATTGAGACACAGTGCTACaagttcaaaacaaaatatggcTCCTATGTTTCACTCCAAAGTCAGTGGTTTAGTTTCACAAATCCGTGGACCAAAGAAGTTGAGTTTATTGTGTCTGCAAACAGGGTTATCTC CAGGGGGCCTGGTCACACAAAAGATGATGAGGAGGGAGGTTCTAAAGCACTTCAGG AAGTCACAAAGCAAATACCCATAATTCCTGGCCTTTCCAGTGGATCGGGGACAATGATCTACGCAGGCAGTATAGGGACCCAAATAGCAAATGAGCTCACAGACTCCTACAG AGTGAACTCGTCTCCATCAAGCGGAGCATCCAGTCCGTTTGGTCCAGTCCAGGAGAAATTTTCACTGGTTTCCCCTCAAACCAGCAGGAGT gtaTCCAGCAGAGACGACACAATGGGCAGTTTATCACAGTCTCAGTCGGACTCCAGGACGGCGATGGGAGCTAGCAGCGCAACATCTGAAAGTACAG GTGAACCATCCCAGTTATCAGACTTGGACAACATGGTGGTGCCAGGCCTGAGCAACTTCACCAACGATGAGGCAGCCATGGCGGTCATCATGAGCCTGCTGGAGACGGACGTAAACATGGGTCAGTCTGGAGCTTTTGAGGACTTAAACTGGCCTTTCTAG
- the LOC131456066 gene encoding P2Y purinoceptor 1-like, with product MFNMIGCPLLLTCMCVERYLAVVKPVLYMRVRKWEYRMAVSLVVWGVTLLFILGTSVLNNVGIVLTSVPIIIACLFIVMLACLGRMIWSLMQKSPAHTTHANRGPESALKRQAVYNVLVVVVPAVISYLPILVLVPFEIYFSSSLIPSLSIWSAMMEQ from the exons ATGTTCAACATGATTggctgccccctgctgttgacctgcatgtgtgtggagCGATACCTGGCGGTGGTGAAACCGGTGCTGTACATGAGAGTGAGGAAGTGGGAGTACCGGATGGCTGTGAGTCTTGTGGTGTGGGGAGTCACCTTGCTCTTCATTCTGGGCACAA GTGTACTGAATAATGTTGGCATCGTCTTGACATCTGTCCCCATCATCATCGCCTGCCTCTTCATCGTAATGCTCGCCTGCCTAGGGAGAATGATCTGGTCGTTGATGCAGAAGAGCCCCGCCCACACCACACATGCAAACCGAGGCCCTGAGTCAGCACTGAAGAGACAGGCCGTGTATAATGTACTGGTTGTGGTTGTGCCTGCAGTCATTTCTTACCTCCCAATCCTGGTTCTAGTTCCCTTTGAAATATACTTTTCCTCCAGTTTAATTCCATCTTTGAGCATCT GGTCAGCCATGATGGAGCAGTGA